A section of the Verrucomicrobiota bacterium genome encodes:
- a CDS encoding response regulator transcription factor, translating to MKILVVEDDKKLGGFLRKGLEAQGFVVDFSENGDEGFLLATTREYDSIVLDIMLPGRDGLSILRNLRDRKATVPVVLLTARSALNERLDGLNLGADDYLTKPFYLEELVARLHALMRRASGQQKTLLQNGGVTVNLMTREVKRGTEVIELTAREFALLTYLLRSPGRTFSRAQICEHVWNYHFDPGTNLVDVYVQHLRKKLGSDSGQPFIETVRGVGYRIPEEQARL from the coding sequence GTGAAAATCCTGGTAGTGGAAGATGATAAAAAGTTGGGCGGGTTCTTGCGTAAAGGGCTCGAAGCTCAGGGGTTTGTTGTGGATTTCAGCGAGAACGGCGACGAGGGTTTCCTGCTGGCCACCACCCGTGAGTATGACTCCATCGTCCTCGACATCATGTTGCCAGGCCGCGATGGCTTGAGCATCTTACGCAATTTACGCGACCGCAAGGCAACCGTTCCGGTGGTGTTGCTCACGGCCCGTAGCGCGCTGAATGAGCGGCTCGATGGGCTCAATCTCGGTGCCGATGATTATCTCACCAAGCCGTTCTACCTTGAGGAGTTGGTCGCCCGGTTGCACGCCTTGATGCGACGCGCCTCCGGCCAGCAGAAGACGCTGCTGCAAAACGGCGGCGTGACCGTGAACCTCATGACCCGGGAGGTGAAGCGCGGCACGGAAGTCATCGAATTGACCGCCCGGGAGTTCGCCTTGTTGACGTATCTATTACGTTCACCGGGGCGGACGTTCAGCCGCGCCCAAATTTGCGAACACGTGTGGAACTACCATTTCGACCCCGGCACGAATCTGGTAGACGTGTACGTGCAGCATCTGCGTAAAAAATTAGGTAGCGACAGCGGACAGCCTTTCATTGAGACGGTTCGCGGGGTGGGCTACCGGATTCCAGAGGAACAAGCACGGTTGTGA